TTGTTTCTCATGGCCTTTTCCAGGGCATCCCGCTTCGAGGATGACTTCTCCAGGTTTTTGTATGCCTCTGAAACTTGTTGaatttctgtttccagctgCAGTGAAAGTGAAAACAAGCACTTACTATTTTATCACTAACAATTCTTTTCACTTAGCCTCAGAAAGGAGATtactttctcttgttttctttgttgagATAAAATCCACCTACACCTATATatcaaataaaatgacagaatcTCATTTTCTGAGGGATCCTTTTACATTAGGAACAACAACAGCTGAAACGAAGATCTGGGCTCTCCTTCCAGACTCCAGCACTATTTCTCCAATACGATCAGAGCACAGAGTGAAGTGAAGGAGACAAATGCCATCTGTTCCTTACTAAACTGGGCGCTACTTTGGTCAAGTTGGGCAAAAAACAATGAGATAAGCAGCTAATGGGATACTGAGTTGGGTCggtaaaattaaataagaaaggTGAACAAAACTATGCTAAAAAATGCAAGTGTCAgcccctgcactgctgctgaacCCTGTAGCTATGTCATTGTTATGGTCCAAAATTCAAAAAACCTCCTGATGTTCTTTGCTCGCACTCCCACAAtttggttgtgtttttaaatattcaatttaCTTCAGTGGGGGGAACATTTGtagtaaaagattttttctccttcctgccagCCTTCAACACAAAGCTTCTTGGTTTGAGCTTAGGCAAGCAGCTGATCACCCAGGCAGGAGGAGATTCACTTCTGACTCTCCTTGCCAGGCACGGCTTTGCACTGCTGCGGAAGCGTGGATGCACGTAATGGCAAACCCCATCGGTAAACGATCAACTGGGGGACAGGGGGCAGTTCATTTTTATCCTTCTTTCATTATCAGGAAGCTGTCAAACATTTCTCTAAAGCATTTCCTGGCCAGGAAccttccaaagaaaatacaacacaatgAACATATGTCCCTGGAAAGAGGTAACATAGGAAATAAATCAGCGTGGGAAGCCACACTGGTCATCTGAACTCCAGTGTTTTAATCAGCcacacatttttctgtcctgGGAGACTGCTCAGTGCAAAGAGCACTGCAAGGCCCACGAAGTCCTGAACTGCAAGCAGCGTGAGCCCTTTCACAGCTGCACAGCAAAGCAAGGCTGACCTGCTGCACAACTTTAAGCCACTGGTCATCAAGAAGTTATTTCTATGAGGCTGTAGTGAAAATATCTGCACACATGCCTATTACTGATGGCtctcactggatttttttttatttttttaaatgtgtgggAGAACGGCTTTATCATCACTCGTtggtttttttctccttttataaaGCCAAAGGTGGCAAACAGCTTGATCCAAAAGAGGACAGTAAGTTTTCACAGAAGTTGTGTGGTATCAAGGGAGGTCTTTTTACGTGACTTCAGTGACAAAATTGTTAGTCTCAGTCCTGCAGTCCAAATGTCTCTAACGCAGCCATAGCAACAGTACTTTCTTgcactctgtcctgccagccaGTTTGGCAGCCATGCCCCCTGTTGCCTACTTGAGTGACCATGTCCTCACGCTGATTCAGACAAGCCCTGCCCACGGTCTCTAAACTCTTTCAGACTGATGGGAAAAGGAAGCCTGCTGCTATCCTGGAAATAGGAACACTGGCTTTAATCAAGCAAGCCAAACAGCCAGCCTTTTTGAGACAGCTGATGAGGATGCTCTTTTAAGCATGGTCAATTAGCTGTTAGAATTAAACTGAAGGATTTGATTCTATCTTCTGATGAAGTTAAGCTGCTGCCCCCAAAGGGACAGGATACAACTAATCAATCTGCATAAAAAAGACTCTGAAGTAGATAAATCAAACCCTTAAGCAAGCAATGTAACAACTGCAGATGAGATCACTCAATTATGGATGACACCAGACACAGGAGAGTGCCTGAAATTGGAGTATACCCACCTTCTGCAACCGGGCCACCTTCTCGTAACACCCATCTAGCTCCTGTCGTAGAGACCTGTTCTCTTCTGACAGGATTTCCACCATTTGCTGGGCCCTGGAAACTATAGAAAAAGGATCTACTTGCATCTGTTGGTACGGGGAAGGTATCTGCTGAGCCCTGGACATTACGGAATAGGAATCGCCTTGCTGCTGCGGGCCCAGAAAAGGCTGGCATAGTCGGTACAGATCTCCCTGATGCACTTGGTTTGACAAGAAGGGCTGCTGGGTCCGTGGCAGGAGGCCAGGATCTCCCTGGCTCGGAGTcaggggctgctggtgctgggaaggggaCAGCCTGGATGGCGGTGGAGACTGGAGCAGGGTCAAAGATCCCAAGGACGTCAAGGACGACGTCGGACTGTGGTGGTGAGGTGGTCTCTGTTGTAGCTGCAGCTGCACGTCTGGGTTCtgcctggaaaacagagagaagaggcTCTGTCAAAGTCACGCAGAAGGCGATGCGTCAACCAACCAACACGGCAGGAGATGATGTGTGTAGCTCCTAGCCACAGGTATTCCTACACAAAAAactcatgtttatttttttaacatttgtttaaaaaatgttttaaaatcaaatagttaccagaaaataaatactaagtATATGACGGTCATCCTCATGAGTCTACTTTGTACAGAAACACCAAGAGAAACTACATCAATAACCACtgaccaaaattattttttacattttttttcacactttgtGGATAAAACAGCTTGACTGAGGACTGCTGGGAATGAGTTCTTTTGTTCCACGCTGAAACGTTCAATCTCTCGTGGAGAAAACAATGAATCTTCTGCAATTAGGATACGAAGTTAAAGGAATCGGCTAAGCTCTCTGTTACTATGCCAGCACCACCGGTACAAGTTCTCCTAACTATCAACtgacaggctgcagcctggtcAAACGAGCGAGTTACAGGACGTGAAAGCCAGCCCAAGAGTCAGGAGCAGCCTCCCGATTCAGAACCTCCCGTAGCCCTGTGCAGTGGATGTATTCACTGCTCCTAACAATAACCTCTGCAGGATATCGAACCCGGATCGAGCCATCTGCAACGTGCTTGCATCTACTCACAGAACCAACCCCAAGCTACCCTGGCTCACGTTTCCCAGGCTCTGGAGATCCCCAGCTTAAACTCCGCTGTGCTAGCCAAGGAGCAGACCTTTCTTAGAAGATTGCATGGATTTATCGTACTTGGATGACCTCAGGAGGCAGGCTTTGCTTCCTCCTCCAAAGACATTCAACCTCCAACAGCCCCATGGTTGTCTGCATTCCCAGGAGGGACCCTATGGGATTGCTCTGCTGtgatctgggggtgctggatGTACAAAAGAGCCCCCggcacagctctgccaccacACCAGGAGGGTTAGCAGCATGTCAGATCGATAACAGCGAGCGTGGAGCTGAACTGGGAGCCGAAGGGTTACACAAAGGGCTCCTGGGCCGATGTGCAAACACTCAGCATCGTCcttcctgtgctgtgcagaacGAACGCATCAACTCCTCGGAGCCGTCCAAAGAGGAAACGCCTGCACTACTCACATCTGGCTGCCAGCGCCTGCAGGAGGCTGTAGGTTCCCAGGCCGGCGGGGGGTTCACTATTTCAGTGCTGTGCATCCCATGTCTCATCTTCCCTGCTTTCCAGCAGAGAAGGTGCATGGAAACCTCCCAGCTGACGCTCGGGTTCCTCAATGGGGAAACAAATCTAGCCTTTCTCACTTAGGGGAAAAACAGCTAATTACTACGGTccctgtcagcagcagcatttcaggaGCTGTATTTCCACAGGAACGACTGTATGCAGTGTGGGGATCCTGAGGGTCATGCAGAAGAGAGACGTGCAATTTAATTTCCTCAGGAACGTTCAGCTTAGCAGCTTGGTTCTTCCTTCCCTGGGAGGTCAGCTCTACTTATCACTGCACTTAGCTCCTTACTTTTATTTGCCATTTCTCACAGTGAAGGCAAAAGCACCACAGGACATGCTCAGCATCACCTAGGGGCTGGAAACTACCTGAAATAAACTTTCTCAGCTCACCCAGGGTACACGCAAAGTTTAAACTCTGCATCTTAAGaacccccccagctcctcaagctttttctttacatgATGTCACGCTCCTCTGTTGGATGTTGTAATCAATTAAGGAACAAGTCTGCTGTGACAATTAATTTCCGATGACCTGCAGAGGTTAGACCAAAATAGTTACGCTGCCAGTCTGCCTCCtagctgaaaaaaacatcacCCCAAACCTTCCCGATCCTGAACTCGCAAAATACCCCCTCCGAGTCTGAAAACAACCTGAAGCAGTGATTCAGAGAGAACCAACTCCACTGATTAGCCGTGTGCTAATACTATAAGCCTCACAAGGCCTATTTGGGTGCCAATGTTAACAACTCAAGCTATTTGACTCGAGGCATCCCGTTATTATCAGAGACCCACGGGCAGAACCTTGCCGTTTCCCCAGGACTCGAGCCCCAgtgaaaagaatgcaaaaatgggcaaagaaaagcaacagatgCCTGATATCACCATTTTTTAAGACTCATTGTAAAGAAGCACTCTAGGAAATCATGGCCGAGTATTTCTAACCAAGATCCATTTCCAAGATTCCCAGCATTTTAGCATGCACATCCAAAGCCTTGCACATCTTGGAAATACACCAGTTTGGGGGGTTCAGGCTACAACACGAGGCTGGGAGCCTCTCCTGCTGCGCTGCAGCTTCCCAAGCGTCACAAATGCTTTTGCATTCCCCGTGACACAAGATCATCCAACTGGGGATCGCgttttgctggaaaataaatataatagaaagtaaaataacaaaaatataataaaaataatatataggTATTTCCTAGTGACCTCGGTGCCATCTAAACCTTTTAAGATCCTGTATGCAAACTTCCACGTGCATGTTCAAAGAACTTTTACAGCATCCCCACTACTTTCAGTTTTGTCTCCCAAAATACCTACATGTATTTCGTGGGCTCACACGAGCTGGCTCTGAGATCCCTCAGATTAACATGAGAATTATGGAGTTTATTCTTCTGGTAACCCAATTTGGGACCCAGAGGTTTTAGAAAGGTAGAGAAATCCAACTGTACTATTTGAGGTTTTTAAAGCTCCGAAATTTTAAGGTATGTTGGGGTCACCTAACAGAACTGTTGATAGAATGGTTATACGACCTTTCCTTCCTGCGAGGATCAGTCCTCAGGTAACCCTGCAGCAGTAATTACAATTATTTCCAACTAACCACTTCAGGCAAGAACGCAGACAGACTCTTAAAATACGTGGAAGACAAAATTACTCAATATCTTTCAATTTGCCTCAGCGTCGTAAAGACTTAAAAAcctcaaatacagaaaaagaaaaaaaaaacacaaccctgCAATAATTCCTAGAAATGTTTAAGCTTGAAAACACAACTTTAAGGGCCACTTCATTCTGAAGACTATCACACAAGAATCTCCGCTTCCCTTACAGCCCCTGGCACGCATCACAGAAACGCAGCACTGGGGCCAAGCACAAACGTGGATTTAAGGCTCTGCAACTCCAAGGGTCACGTTAGCTTTTAAGACGGGGATATGGTGTAAGGGCAGTTCCGTGAGCAAACCCAGCCATTGGGAGCCTAGAGGCACAGGGGCGATTTACTAATTACGGGGCACATTCTGCAGGCCTCCCTCTCAAAAATGGGATTTATCCCTGCAGCAAGCGCTTGGTGATTTAGGCTCTGAACAGAGGATGGTGCTGGGATCGGACACCGGCAGCTCCCTCTGTGCTGTGGCAGccccttctccccagctcttcctcttccacctGAAGGTTTGCTTCAATCGccggtgctgcagggcagattTTAAGAAGAGAGCAGGGGTTTTGGAGCTTCGCATGCAGCCAGCCCTCTTCTGAACTGCAAAATTTCCAAACAAGAGCGCAGACGCCTCCGGCGTGCCTGGTATTTACATTAAACCAACCTGGTTAGGAACATGTATGTGTTCCCAAACTTACACCGCCCAGGAGCAGGTGAGGCAAAATGTTTGCCGACTGGTTTAGACTTACCACACGGCCCATTCCTTTCCCAGACCAGGGAGGGTGAAGCATGAGAATGCTGTGAATTCCCCAATGTTTATCTTGCTCAACGAGTTTTTATTTAACCGCATCGTTAGGTCACCCTCAAATTCCCCCGAACAATGAGGGGAAAAACCCGCAGAAAAGGGTGGGGCTTCCCCAGCAGAAAGAAGGGGCTTTGTTTCCTTGACACATGCTTGGAAAAATGCACACACGTTTCCCAGTCCGAATTAATCCCGATAAACGCAGGGCCGCAGTGCAGGACAGCTTGGAGTGCCTGAAAATACTTCGTCACCCCGGAGAGGCTGCAAAGATGCTCGCTTgcacggcccggcacggggCAAATGCCCTCCTGGAAGCTGGATGGCTTTAAACTCCTGCCCCATTATCCAGCTGCACCTTTAGTAACACAGAAGGTTTCTTGTCCAAATGACAGCTCCTCTCCAAGCCtgtgggagagggaggggaataGAGGACTCGCTGCTTTCCCTTGCTCCGCTGCTCTGTAATTTATGGATTAGCCTTGCAATTGTTCCACTGCTTCAGCATTTGCTTGCAAAGGAAACCTCTTCTCAGTGCAGCTATTTAGGTTAAAAAGTAACCTCATTAGATTCCCAGTGCTTTGAAGACAAATTTCGGTTGCTTCCCCTACTGGAAACCTTGCCAGCTGaacctttctcctcctcctccccccgctTTTCTTTCGAGGCAGCCAGGATCCATCCCATACAGACAAAAATCACCCTGTCTagaggagctggctgctggcatGTTTTCAAATACCTCTCCCTTACACAGCAAGCACGCTGTGTCTCAGCCTCGCTATATTTAATGCCCTGAGTATTTCTGATGCAGCAGCACCATTACGgatctgtttcctttcctgcatGCAGAAGATTTGAGGcctttgaattttcaaaaagatTTGCAACGAGCCTCGACAATCATTGCCACCCCCCCACAAACCCTTTACTTCCCCTCTTCCTGGcctctttattatttatttagccaGATCAAAGGGCCTTTTCATCAGGCTTGTATGCTGCTGAAGTCATTTCAGATCACAAACAATGGTGGACAAACTCTGAAAATAGCTCCCCATAGGACTAAGAAGGCTCTGAGCAGACTCAAATTCCCCACAGCTCAGACTCTGTTCCCAACTACAGGCTGGTTTCTTCCTCCCGCTCCCCTCAAAACACAGAGCAGTATGTGCAAACACAAGCGCACAGAGACCTCACCATTTACTTATGCAGCAATGCCCTCCTGTTGCTCCTCGGTATTACCCTTTCAGCTTCAAAGCCAGGCCAAAATCATCAAaccaaagcccccccccccccccccgggtctAGGAcagggctgagataaggaaaTAAGGACGGTAGAGCCAAGACTTTCAGCCCACCTGGATAAAACTTTATCTTCACCCACGTGGACATCGGCTCTAGCCAAATCTAGCTTCTAATCTGGAGGATACCAGAACAGGTTGGGATTTCAAATGATGCAAGGAAAATTAACAAAAGCTAAGCCAGCAAGCCTGGGATGAGGCACAAAGCACACACCACTCTCCGCTCCCATGCTTCGGTCCACTGAAAACTCTGGAAAGCCCTAAAGGAAGCTcaggtgatttttatttccctcacCATTATTGCTTTTGTTCACTTTCTCCTCTCCCATGTGGCATTCAGGTGCGGCttaaacctaaaaaaaaaaatcttttttcttggCAGATGTAATTAAAGCACAAGTATCGCAATAAGTAACTGCAAGTTCCTAAAATGAATTGCACTGCAACTTCagcttctactttttttttttctttacaaaccTTCTGCAAGGCTCTGGAGCTCCACTAAACTTCCTTGTGCCAGAAAATCGAACTggccttttttccattttggttttgtgtgtgtttttttcttctctgaaatgtgTCAGGCCTCTCTAGGTAAGCTAATGAAAACAGCTCACAGTCCTTCCAGACACCGTCTGCAGCTGAACACAATATGTAGTCTCATGCAACAGAGATGGGATTTTTGCTGAAAGCTAACCTGCCTCGGGAGTGCCAGTGGACTGTTTTATAGGTTCTTTCCTTATTGGGCTGTCATTTTAGGATCGTGCTTACCTGACTGACCCATACTCAGGGGGATGCTGATACCTCATCATAGGCCCATCGGATCTTCCCTGCTGGCTCACGCGGTGATCGCTATAGAAATGCCCCGAGTCCTGAGGTTTGCAGTTCATGGATGGGGTGGACACGTTTTTGTAAGGATACTCTGGAGGAGGACCCCGCTGCTCCATCCCTTTCAtgctgggctgggaagggggCTGCACCGAGTTCTTGTAGAACTCGTTGGAACCAGAATTTTTGTAAGGGTCGCTCGACTGCTGAGGGGAAagcggggagaggggggagagcGGCGCGCTTGTGACTGGCGCGTGCGCCTTGACACCGCTGGTGGCCAAGGACAGCTGCATCAGCCTCTCGCTCAAGGAGCGGACGTGGCCTTGCTTGAGGTCCTTAAGTCCTTCGTCCTGGTGGACCTTCCCCGGGCTCACCCGCTGAACCGTGGGCCGCCCTTCAGTCCTCATCTTTTGGTTGGTTACCCCCGTTACGTAAAACGCTGCCCCGACGCTGGCGTGCGGCTGGCCCCTGAAATACTGTGACTGGACTTTGGCTTCCTCGTAGGTCGGGAGGTCTTCGCTGTTTTGGAGCCGCGGGGAGAGCTGCTTCTCCATGATGCTGTTGTCCACCTGGATCTCCTGGCCCTGGGGCTCCTGACGGGCAGCATGAGTCACAAGCTGGTGGTCCTGGGAGCTCAGCCCTTCGTTCTGTGGCGCTGGGTTCCCGGTGCTGTTGAAAGGGGGGGCATTTCCCGTGGCTTGCTGGTGTAAGGCGAGGAGGTTACGGTTGTCATTTGGGTTTCCGTAtctgagctgctcctgcagcaggcgCTGTAAAACTGTCGTAGCTGCTTGCTCTTCTGAATTCCTCATCTCAAACCGTGGTGCCTTTTGGGTGGAATGTAAAAGCTGCCCTTGACCTAAGGAAAGGAGACACGGCTATTAGCGCCTGAGTGGATCAAGCAGAAGACGTTTAAGAGCAATagctggaaatacagaaaaaaggcaGGTTAGATTACCAAAGGTTCCCATAACAATGGGGGTCGTTAAGGCCCTTCTACCTAAGAAGGACTTGCATGCTAGGGGGCAAAGCCTCAAAAGGTGATGAAAGGTGACTTGCAAGTTTATAGAAATATCAATCGACTGATACATGCTGAATACCTCAGACAGCAAGGCTGCTTTCAGGCAGAAAGGAGACCTATAATTCACAGAATGATGGTAAAAATGCCTGAGCCCTGTTTGTTTTACACTTAGGGCTACCAACAGTGAAATACGTTTCCCATATTTAAAGGCAGACAAGGATAAAAGGGTGAAATCGGCAATTTGTCAGCTTTAAGGAagaacggggaaaaaaaaagagttccaCTGAGATAGTATACGGTTCGCAGAAGTAAAGAAATCTCTTAGTTTAGAACATTTAAAGCAAGTATGAATACCTGGTTAGCCAGCAGATTTTTAGAGTTAATAAATACCCAGGGAGAGATTAGTTCCTAGTCTCCCCGCTGCAAAAAACACCACGTACTGGTGCAAGTGAGGACGCCTGACTTCCTACTACACAAAGGCAACCAAATCCTCACACGTCATCACCTGAATGCATGCAAAtgtgagaggaggaaaaagagttGTCTGATCTAAGGCAAAGACTTGTAagtgacaggaaaaaacacCATGTACCAACGAGAGAAATACAAAGAGCCAGTGCCAAGCACATCTTATGAAAAGATTCAACAACCAGTGACCAACAGCAATTATATCTCACTCCGTCTCCCAGTAGAGGCAGGAATTTGATGAGGAAACTCATACCCGTTGGCCTTGCATGAGCCAAAATATTCAAAGTGAATGACACCTCTGAGACACTTAAGTAAAAGCAGAGCCACTTTTGAGCTAGAACAGCGCAGAATAGAGAGTATGCTTTACAAACTCATGCTGGTATTCCAGCACTTTATTCTGacaccattttttttgtctcttagGAAGAGGCAGCTTGCTCACACAAGCTTGTTCTGTGGCAGAACCAGGGACGGACTGCTGGGGTCTGGAGACCTGGAGGGTCGTCTTTGTTCCATGTCTCCACAACCACCCCATTTCCTCCCTCAGGACAGCCTACCCCACGAGCCTACCCCTATAACACAAGGCCTTGATGCGTCAGGCAGACAAAACCCTTCTGCAAATGTTAATGAAGAGAAGTTAAAATCCCCCTCTTTCCAGGCTACCTCACCAAACCTGGAATTCAGGCCCTGCTAAACGGCCTGGAATGCGATTCTTCTGAACCCCTACGTGAAGTGGCACGTACCTATGTCCTTCACTTTGACTTCCTTGGTAAGGAGGAGCAGTTCTGGCACATGGGGGGATTCAGCCTTCCTCCTGCAAGTCCAAAATCTCCGCTCAGAGATAGCTTCAGTATCCTCTTCAGCAGGCCAGATCACTTGATACTCTCCTCGCTTCCAAAATAACTCTGAGGAAAGCATTGAAAACATCGTTTTAATTGGCTGACGAGACCCTAGAAATAACAAACCTTGGCCCATATTTCATATATTCCTTTTGTAGCTTCTTGTTTTCTCCCAAAGCCCGGCAATTCTGATCCCTTTAGGATGAATGAACCCCCCTGTCCCTAACAATCtactccagctgctgctttaatCATGACAATTTCTGCTCCAAGATTAAATGTTGCCAAGTAATGCTCTGTCCCATCTGTGCCTCCAAGTGAAACAGTGATTAAAACCCGCTAATTCTAATTCTTTAACtccattgttgttttttttttttgttgatttttggggggttgtttttgCTAAGAATGaaagctgcagcacagatgATGATACCCTGTGCTTACAGCTCCCTTTTCAGTGGTACTGTATATTGCAAATTGTATCAGCAGAAATCCTTTGACGAAAGGTGCTGTGGTTAAGTACTTTATTAACTTCCACGAATCATGCCTCAGAAATGACTGTGAGAATGATCAGTATATGAGCattagctttattttactgACTGGAAAAGcgagggaaagaaaaggacactGCCAAAGTATATGCCAGAAACAtactgcagagcccagctccaaTTCCCCAAACATTCTTTAATTACAttacttttccctttcagaaTATAAAGCACTAAAGAAACTTTAACCGTTGAGGGGAGAATGAGGAGAACACAGGAAAATGTGCAGTTCGGTGTGTTATTCAAGAAGTTAAATCTACTGCTAAAGGTGTcctaaataaaaaggcaaacgACGCAAAAGAAGGGGAACGTACTTGTGTGTGCACATGGTGCGCTTGTGTTTTAAgggtaaaaagaacaaaaatagtgAAATTACAAACAGTCATTGGGATGTATCATTTAACTTACTTTCCTGGAAtgtagcagaaaacaaaacgaGCAGATGTAGCGAAGGAACGCAGCCATGGATGCCTGTCTCTGCCTCATTATGGCACATATCCACACCCAACAAAAATTATCTCAGATCTGTACGTTAAATACTGGAGGTGTCAACAGCAATTTCAAGGCACATGAACAATATCGCACATGAACAATATCTGAGCAGGGAACAAGGCTGTGTTGTGTGGTATGGTACTTCAAGATGGTGGttgaaaaaaacatctaatGTCAAATTCTTAACTGGTGACTTAGCTCGAACGGGATATATTGAAAACAGCTGCCAGCAAATATGCAGCAAAGAACCTTTAAACCAGGCATTAAGATAGCAGATAACTAGAGCAGTTTCTAGCTTCTTTTCCCACTGTTGCACAACAGCAGAGGACGATTCCTTGTACCCCTCACACCACTATCATcgattctgctttttcttttcttttttaaacaaagttgcCCTAAACAACCCTTTTTATTAGAGCATAAAAAGGCTTTTATTATGCAATATGGTGCTGCCTTTCCACCCAAAGATTTCTTTTGTCTCGACTGGAAAAATGtaaggggtgtgtgtgtgtttattttttttttaatacaaagatACAACCCAGCTTGAGATCCTGCCTCACTGCCTCGAAGATTTTCTCCGCAGACAAATTCAATCTGTGCACGCCTGACTCCTTGAAACGTTCAAGGAGGCAACGCTGCATGCAACCATTTCACACACCCAGCCTCACTGCACAGCCCTACAAGCTCATGCTGCTGATCTAAAGACGGGAGAGCACACTGAAAGGATCTGCTGGGGCTGAATAAACTCATTTTAGTGTGGGTGCAAACTAGGAATCAGCTTGGAAATCCAGAACAAGAGGTGGATGGAGGTACAACATGGAGATTGTCTGGGCAACGAATacagtttctttaaatattcagtATGATGCTGCTTTTCCACCCAAAGATGACTTTTGTCCCAACTGGACATCTATTAGAAttaagcctgtttttttttttcctattctatcctttttttttttttttaattaacaaagaaaatcttgtGCAACTAACTTGGGTGGCAGCATTCCTGGAATCTGCTTTCTGGGCAAGCTGGAAACTCATGGCAGAACCAGTTAGTCAAACTATTTTATGtaatgaaacacaaaaaaaatgaacagtacAATCGGTACTGTAGCCCATGTGTTATTTATTTGGACACCAAATTCTGTTTGTGTTAGGCTTGTCCAGCAATTTCAGTTTCCAGTGTGCCAAAGATTGAAATTAGTGAGGTGCACTGGAAAAGTTGTTATGATAGAGCTGGAAGGAAATTGGAACAGgttctgtaaacattttaaacagacaTCTTTTGGGGTTTAGCCTAAATCTATTAAGATGAATAGTTAACTACACTTAGTTCATTTCAGACTACCAAAAACTCTGTGAAACTGTCCTGGCTTTTGCACTGCACAGCGCATTCTTCGTAACCACAAAGCCTAGCAAAAAACCCTGCTTTCCGAGTGGAAAATTCAGCTTCAGAACAATTCTGCCCCAAGGAAGCACCGTGAGGTACATTTCCCAGGCTGAACAGATTCAGCAGATTGTTCCCAGGCATCATAGCTCTATCATCTCACCACCTTATTCTAATCTCCAGCCTGAAATTGTCTCTTGTAAGATCGTACCTGTACGTTCTTGAGTCCAGAGCTGGCAGAACTAACCCAGGaactgcaaggtgctgcacgCAGCCATGCTGAGATCACAGGTGGACATAAAGGGGAGGGAGCATCAGCGCTACGTAAGGAAGACAAGGCCCGTGTTCGCAGGGCATTGTGTAAAACTGCAGTAACCAAGACTTCTGT
This window of the Cygnus atratus isolate AKBS03 ecotype Queensland, Australia chromosome 13, CAtr_DNAZoo_HiC_assembly, whole genome shotgun sequence genome carries:
- the AMOT gene encoding angiomotin isoform X3, which codes for MRNSEEQAATTVLQRLLQEQLRYGNPNDNRNLLALHQQATGNAPPFNSTGNPAPQNEGLSSQDHQLVTHAARQEPQGQEIQVDNSIMEKQLSPRLQNSEDLPTYEEAKVQSQYFRGQPHASVGAAFYVTGVTNQKMRTEGRPTVQRVSPGKVHQDEGLKDLKQGHVRSLSERLMQLSLATSGVKAHAPVTSAPLSPLSPLSPQQSSDPYKNSGSNEFYKNSVQPPSQPSMKGMEQRGPPPEYPYKNVSTPSMNCKPQDSGHFYSDHRVSQQGRSDGPMMRYQHPPEYGSVRQNPDVQLQLQQRPPHHHSPTSSLTSLGSLTLLQSPPPSRLSPSQHQQPLTPSQGDPGLLPRTQQPFLSNQVHQGDLYRLCQPFLGPQQQGDSYSVMSRAQQIPSPYQQMQVDPFSIVSRAQQMVEILSEENRSLRQELDGCYEKVARLQKLETEIQQVSEAYKNLEKSSSKRDALEKAMRNKLEGEIRRLHDFNRDLRERMETANKQLAEKEFEGSEDNRKTISQLFAQNKETQREKEKLEIELAAARSTNEDQRRHIEIRDQALNNAQAKVVKLEEELKKKQVYVEKVEKMQQALVQLQAACEKREQLEHRLRTRLERELESLRMQQRQGTSQAANVSEYNATALMELLREKEERILALEADMTKWEQKYLEESVMRQFALDAAATVAAQRDTTVISHSPNPSYDTSLEARIQKEEEEILLANRRCLDMEGRIKTLHAQIIEKDAMIKVLQQRSRKEPGKTDQLSSMRPAKSLMSISNAGSGLLSHSSTLSSTPILEEKREDKSWKGSLGVLLGTEYRSESIPSTPSPVLPSTPLLSAHSKTGSRDCSTQTDRGSDQSKAAPPAAAPTPGRLPSTGLAYSADKTDGPLFHSSTLERKAPVQTMGQDLPDGEMVEYLI
- the AMOT gene encoding angiomotin isoform X2, producing the protein MSRSHELFWKRGEYQVIWPAEEDTEAISERRFWTCRRKAESPHVPELLLLTKEVKVKDIGQGQLLHSTQKAPRFEMRNSEEQAATTVLQRLLQEQLRYGNPNDNRNLLALHQQATGNAPPFNSTGNPAPQNEGLSSQDHQLVTHAARQEPQGQEIQVDNSIMEKQLSPRLQNSEDLPTYEEAKVQSQYFRGQPHASVGAAFYVTGVTNQKMRTEGRPTVQRVSPGKVHQDEGLKDLKQGHVRSLSERLMQLSLATSGVKAHAPVTSAPLSPLSPLSPQQSSDPYKNSGSNEFYKNSVQPPSQPSMKGMEQRGPPPEYPYKNVSTPSMNCKPQDSGHFYSDHRVSQQGRSDGPMMRYQHPPEYGSVRQNPDVQLQLQQRPPHHHSPTSSLTSLGSLTLLQSPPPSRLSPSQHQQPLTPSQGDPGLLPRTQQPFLSNQVHQGDLYRLCQPFLGPQQQGDSYSVMSRAQQIPSPYQQMQVDPFSIVSRAQQMVEILSEENRSLRQELDGCYEKVARLQKLETEIQQVSEAYKNLEKSSSKRDALEKAMRNKLEGEIRRLHDFNRDLRERMETANKQLAEKEFEGSEDNRKTISQLFAQNKETQREKEKLEIELAAARSTNEDQRRHIEIRDQALNNAQAKVVKLEEELKKKQVYVEKVEKMQQALVQLQAACEKREQLEHRLRTRLERELESLRMQQRQGTSQAANVSEYNATALMELLREKEERILALEADMTKWEQKYLEESVMRQFALDAAATVAAQRDTTVISHSPNPSYDTSLEARIQKEEEEILLANRRCLDMEGRIKTLHAQIIEKDAMIKVLQQRSRKEPGKTDQLSSMRPAKSLMSISNAGSGLLSHSSTLSSTPILEEKREDKSWKGSLGVLLGTEYRSESIPSTPSPVLPSTPLLSAHSKTGSRDCSTQTDRGSDQSKAAPPAAAPTPGRLPSTGLAYSADKTDGPLFHSSTLERKAPVQTMGQDLPDGEMVEYLI